In one Mucilaginibacter ginsenosidivorax genomic region, the following are encoded:
- a CDS encoding energy transducer TonB — protein sequence MKPYYLLFIAIANSSFASPVLKTDTTKKADAKTIHASIETLPEFPGGVPAFINYIGRNLKYPEVAKLIGINGKLKMTIVIDKDGKVVDAAPINCIGAGCEAEAVSVLQNSPQWKPGIQNGRSVRVQYTVPISFSIPKGNIYLNQLRKSDYGFVFNIKGTLYTIDEAEKLLGKEFPSDQVEIADPFYNGDNIEKFKMPDKKEVYLLRIKA from the coding sequence ATGAAACCTTATTACCTTTTGTTTATAGCTATCGCAAATTCATCTTTTGCCTCTCCCGTTTTAAAAACTGATACCACAAAAAAAGCGGATGCCAAAACAATTCATGCCAGTATCGAAACCCTTCCGGAATTTCCAGGTGGCGTACCCGCCTTTATTAACTATATAGGCAGAAACCTAAAATATCCGGAAGTTGCAAAACTGATAGGAATTAACGGCAAGCTCAAAATGACTATTGTAATAGATAAAGATGGTAAAGTGGTTGACGCTGCCCCAATAAACTGTATCGGCGCAGGCTGTGAAGCCGAAGCTGTGAGTGTTTTACAAAATAGCCCGCAATGGAAACCGGGCATACAAAATGGCCGGTCCGTGCGTGTACAGTATACTGTTCCTATAAGTTTTAGTATCCCGAAAGGCAATATCTATCTTAATCAACTGCGAAAATCTGACTATGGATTTGTATTCAACATTAAAGGCACGCTATACACCATTGACGAAGCTGAAAAGTTGCTCGGAAAAGAATTCCCTTCTGACCAGGTAGAAATAGCTGATCCTTTTTACAACGGCGATAATATCGAAAAATTTAAAATGCCGGATAAAAAAGAGGTTTACTTGTTAAGAATAAAAGCCTAA
- a CDS encoding M1 family metallopeptidase, producing the protein MKKLFITLLFCAGLATIGALNQVFAQEKPANPIATTYQETPAKINNLVHTKLAVSFDYKKRYLYGKEWLTLKPHFYPTDTLRLDAKGMDLKDISVVKNGKNYPLKFSYDSLTVAIKLDKVYHSNESYTLYIDYTAKPNELKTSRKHGKGLYFINPDGTEKNKPTQIWTEGEPESSSAWFPTIDKPNQKTTAEIIMTVPAKYVTLSNGRLASQKVNADKTRTDTWKMELPNAPYLFMMAVGDFAIYKDSWRGKEVSYYVEPKYASYAKDIFGFTPDAMSFFSKITGVDYPWNKYAQITVRDYVSGAMENTTAMMTGEGAQATKRELVDRIHNDFGSIHELFHQWFGDYVTTESWSNLTLNESFADLGEILWAEYRYDQDAADEHIQEGLQGYLGSTQNATKSLVRFYYNDSQDVFDGVTYQKGGRILNMLRHYLGNEAFYKGLNIYLTTNAFKNAEAQQLRLAMEEASGLDLNWFFNQWYYGAGHPELNISYSWDESSKKQTIYLQQTQSGQVFTLPFAVDIYVAGKKERHPVWMRSKADTLTFTLPSKPDLVNVDGDKLLLAKKTDHKTLEEYAFQYAQAPLYLDRYEAIEAATSSQKTLLGQKILLGALKDKYFGLRLKALRALNMDNDTIRTAAYPSIVDIAQKDDNPLAQAQAIVLLGKYKKTTDLELLKQALKSQSYAVQGAALWAINQINPTEALALAPLYEKDNKGDLTNALFTVYTGNAGDDKWDYIFSFYMSRFQESRYKLTDKFATYIGRIKSQEHALQGIAEIKKLGVQFKKYIGPQIIAVLTRLKTQRAGLNDTSSASAIDDAIAGVNKAK; encoded by the coding sequence ATGAAAAAGCTTTTTATCACCTTGCTGTTTTGCGCCGGATTAGCCACCATTGGCGCTCTTAACCAGGTATTTGCCCAGGAAAAGCCTGCAAACCCAATTGCAACTACCTACCAGGAAACGCCGGCTAAGATTAATAACCTGGTGCATACCAAACTGGCAGTAAGTTTTGATTATAAAAAACGCTACCTGTACGGTAAAGAGTGGCTTACGCTAAAACCTCACTTTTACCCAACCGATACATTAAGACTGGATGCCAAAGGCATGGACCTGAAAGATATCTCCGTTGTAAAAAACGGAAAAAACTATCCGCTTAAGTTTAGTTACGACAGCCTTACCGTTGCCATTAAATTAGATAAGGTTTATCATAGCAACGAAAGCTACACCCTATATATTGATTATACAGCCAAACCAAACGAACTAAAAACCTCGCGCAAGCACGGAAAAGGTCTGTATTTTATTAACCCCGACGGCACAGAAAAAAATAAGCCAACCCAGATCTGGACGGAAGGTGAGCCGGAAAGTTCTTCGGCCTGGTTCCCTACCATTGATAAACCCAATCAAAAAACTACTGCCGAGATTATCATGACCGTTCCGGCCAAATATGTCACTTTATCAAATGGCAGGCTGGCATCACAAAAAGTCAACGCCGACAAAACCCGCACCGATACCTGGAAAATGGAACTGCCAAATGCGCCTTACCTGTTTATGATGGCCGTGGGCGATTTCGCGATTTATAAAGATAGCTGGCGTGGTAAAGAAGTAAGCTACTATGTTGAGCCTAAGTACGCGTCTTACGCAAAAGATATATTTGGTTTTACGCCGGATGCCATGAGCTTTTTTTCGAAAATTACCGGGGTGGATTATCCGTGGAATAAGTACGCGCAAATTACTGTTCGTGATTATGTAAGCGGAGCTATGGAAAACACAACGGCTATGATGACCGGCGAAGGCGCCCAGGCAACCAAACGCGAACTGGTTGACAGGATTCATAACGATTTTGGCAGCATCCACGAACTGTTTCACCAATGGTTTGGCGATTATGTAACTACCGAAAGCTGGAGCAACCTCACTCTCAATGAGTCATTTGCCGACCTGGGCGAAATACTTTGGGCCGAATACCGCTACGACCAGGATGCCGCCGACGAACATATCCAGGAGGGCTTACAGGGCTACCTGGGCAGCACGCAAAATGCAACAAAAAGCCTTGTTCGTTTTTATTATAACGATAGCCAGGATGTATTTGATGGTGTTACCTACCAAAAAGGTGGCCGTATACTGAATATGCTGCGCCATTACTTAGGCAACGAGGCTTTTTATAAGGGACTAAATATTTACCTGACAACAAACGCCTTTAAAAATGCCGAAGCCCAACAACTTCGGCTGGCTATGGAGGAGGCCAGCGGCCTTGATTTGAACTGGTTTTTTAACCAATGGTATTACGGCGCTGGGCACCCCGAACTAAACATTAGCTATAGTTGGGATGAAAGCAGTAAAAAGCAAACCATATACCTGCAACAAACCCAAAGCGGGCAAGTTTTCACCCTGCCATTTGCAGTAGATATTTACGTAGCCGGCAAAAAAGAACGTCACCCGGTTTGGATGCGCAGTAAGGCCGATACCTTAACTTTCACCCTACCCTCAAAACCCGACCTGGTAAACGTTGATGGCGACAAGCTGCTGCTTGCCAAAAAAACCGATCATAAAACGTTGGAAGAGTATGCATTTCAATATGCCCAGGCTCCTTTATATCTTGATCGTTACGAAGCTATTGAAGCAGCAACATCGTCACAAAAAACACTGTTGGGCCAAAAGATATTACTCGGTGCTTTAAAAGACAAATACTTTGGTTTACGCCTTAAAGCCCTGCGTGCTTTAAACATGGATAACGACACCATCCGCACTGCGGCGTACCCATCGATTGTTGACATTGCCCAAAAAGACGACAACCCGTTAGCACAAGCCCAGGCCATTGTACTTTTAGGGAAATATAAAAAAACAACCGACCTTGAACTGTTAAAGCAAGCGTTAAAAAGCCAGTCGTACGCAGTACAGGGTGCCGCATTGTGGGCGATAAACCAAATAAACCCTACTGAAGCTTTGGCATTGGCGCCGCTTTATGAAAAAGACAATAAAGGAGATTTAACCAACGCCCTGTTTACAGTTTATACAGGGAATGCAGGCGACGATAAATGGGACTACATATTCTCGTTTTATATGAGCCGGTTTCAAGAATCACGATATAAGCTTACCGACAAATTTGCCACCTATATAGGCAGGATAAAAAGTCAGGAACATGCACTGCAGGGAATTGCCGAGATAAAAAAACTGGGTGTTCAATTTAAAAAGTACATTGGTCCTCAAATTATAGCCGTATTAACCAGGTTAAAAACACAAAGAGCCGGTTTAAACGATACATCCTCGGCAAGCGCAATTGATGATGCCATTGCCGGGGTTAATAAGGCAAAGTAA